Proteins from one Erythrolamprus reginae isolate rEryReg1 chromosome 6, rEryReg1.hap1, whole genome shotgun sequence genomic window:
- the BCL2L13 gene encoding bcl-2-like protein 13: MASSTAVPVGFHYETKYVVLSYLGLLSQEKPHEQPSLPTQDPSMFSQAVEKELLEKVKAEIEEELKHLDEEILEAFTTTGFDCHTSPVFSPANPETSIEDCLAHLGEKVFQELKEPLEKALEILLSKPVNYQEYKERTQEAASHASGWSKVLVPLVILQRFLVELSKRGQEPLGALVNFGVSYLEDNVADYIIQQGGWGTVFSLDSEEEDFHGIIAEDSNDIYILTSDNSGQVSPPESPTVTTSWQSESLPVSLSASQSWHTESLPVSLGPESWQQVAMDPEEVKSLDSNEGGEERSENNSSNSDIVHVEKEEIQESVEEAAVSEVGLQASAKKLSLPEVPAALPKTELEAESLLIKRLSPSAPLPAEGHKEGSVVECPDPEPLMLSKTAKPLTPSSGKASPKPEKMQLPEEAKLPKESYSEEKSPDGEEKPILLPEGKSLLLYGGAAAVAIMAVAVGVVLTLRRK; this comes from the exons ATCCATCTATGTTCTCACAAGCTGTAGAAAAAGAGCTCTTGGAGAAAGTTAAAGCTGAAATTGAGGAAGAATTGAAACATCTTGATGAAGAAATTTTGGAAG CTTTCACTACAACTGGCTTTGACTGCCACACGTCTCCAGTATTTAGCCCTGCAAACCCAGAGACTTCCATTGAAGACTGCTTAGCTCATCTCGGAGAGAAAGTATTCCAAGAATTGAAAGAACCCCTTGAAAAGGCATTAGAGATCCTACTTAGCAA ACCAGTGAATTATCAGGAATATAAGGAGAGGACACAAGAAGCAGCAAGTCATGCTAGTGGTTGGAGCAAG GTTTTAGTGCCCCTGGTGATACTTCAAAGGTTCTTGGTAGAGCTGTCCAAACGGGGCCAAGAACCACTTGGTGCACTTGTGAACTTTGGAGTGAGTTACcttgaagataatgttgcagatTACATCATCCAACAAGGTGGATGG GGAACTGTTTTTAGTTTGGATTCTGAAGAGGAAGACTTCCATGGAATCATTGCTGAAGACAGCAATGACATCTACATCCTAACTAGTGACAACTCGGGCCAGGTGAGCCCACCTGAGTCACCCACAGTAACAACATCTTGGCAGTCGGAGAGCTTACCTGTTTCTTTGTCGGCCAGCCAGAGCTGGCATACAGAAAGCTTGCCAGTTTCGTTGGGGCCCGAGTCGTGGCAGCAAGTAGCTATGGATCCTGAAGAAGTAAAAAGCTTGGACAGCAACGAAGGTGGGGAAGAAAGGAGTGAAAACAACTCTTCAAATTCAGATATTGTACATGTTGAAAAGGAAGAGATACAAGAGAGTGTTGAGGAGGCAGCCGTGTCAGAAGTGGGCCTGCAAGCAAGTGCTAAAAAATTGAGCTTGCCAGAAGTCCCGGCTGCGTTGCCGAAAACAGAGTTAGAGGCCGAAAGCTTGTTGATTAAAAGACTAAGCCCTTCTGCCCCTTTGCCCGCTGAGGGTCACAAAGAAGGGAGCGTGGTGGAATGTCCTGATCCTGAACCTTTGATGTTGAGTAAAACTGCCAAACCACTAACTCCTTCGAGTGGGAAGGCTTCCCCCAAGCCTGAGAAAATGCAGCTACCAGAAGAAGCAAAACTACCCAAAGAGAGCTATTCTGAAGAAAAGTCTCCTGATGGAGAGGAGAAACCCATTCTTTTGCCAGAAGGCAAATCCCTTCTGCTCTACGGTGGGGCAGCTGCAGTAGCTATCATGGCTGTCGCAGTAGGTGTAGTGCTGACGCTGAGGAGGAAGTAG
- the BID gene encoding BH3-interacting domain death agonist — protein MNQCGHYGGIEAASIVLYSFLESSSDVKFASKLCGLKKQLLAPQQHYNLLFEGELQTDGNNVGRVDDRALVVDEETFRKIGAQLAAMGDKLSAEVGQSVVNNLAEQFRTQNVSSQVLSDAVNNILARMPRDMEQEKAMLLAAMFLAKKVANVVPSLLQQVFSTTVNYINQNLHDYVNNLGPQN, from the exons ATGAATCAG TGTGGCCATTATGGTGGTATAGAAGCCGCTAGTATTGTTCTTTACTCCTTCCTGGAAAGCTCCTCCGATGTTAAGTTTGCTTCCAAGCTTTGTGGTTTGAAAAAACAGTTGTTAGCACCACAGCAGCATTATAATTTACTTTTTGAAGGGGAGCTTCAGACAGATGGCAACAATGTTGGACGAGTAGACGACAGAGCGTTGG TGGTTGATGAGGAAACTTTCCGGAAAATAGGAGCGCAGTTGGCTGCAATGGGTGATAAACTATCTGCTGAGGTTGGGCAGTCGGTTGTGAACAACCTGGCAGAACAATTCAGGACACAAAATGTGTCCAGTCAG GTTCTGTCTGACGCAGTGAATAACATCTTGGCAAGGATGCCTCGGGATAtggaacaggaaaaagccatgtTACTGGCCGCAATGTTTCTGGCCAAGAAAGTAGCCAACGTAGTTCCTTCGTTGTTGCAGCAGGTGTTCAGCACAACTGTGAACTATATCAACCAGAACCTCCATGATTATGTGAACAATTTGGGACCTCAG AACTGA